From the Actinomadura luzonensis genome, the window CAGGACCTGGCGGCGGCGCTCGGCCTCGGCGTCAACGTGGCGGTCCGGCGCGGCGGGTCGATGTTCTACCTGCTGAACTTCGAGGGCCGCCTGGCGCCCCGGTCGTTCGTGCTGACCGGGCAGCGCAAGCCGCTCTACGCGACCGGCATCGGCAAGTGCCTGCTGCTCGCGCTCGCCCCGGAGGAGCGGCGCGCGCTGCTGCCCGAGCTGCCGCCGTTCACCTCCCGGACGATCACCGCGCACGAGGCGCTGGATCGCGAGCTGGCCGCCACGGCCGGGCGCGGCTACGCGACGGAGGTGGAGGAGCTGGCCTTCGGCCGGGCCTGCGTGGCGGCCCCCATCCGCGACATGTCGGGCACGATCGTCGCGGCCATCTCCATCTCCGGGCCGCTGTCGGCCATCGACCTGGAGGCCCGTGAGGCCGAGCTGGCCCGCACGGTCATCGAGACCGCCGACTCCATCAGCATCGGGCTCGGCTACGTCGGCCCCGTCCACGCGCTGGCGGGCTCGTCGTGACCGGCCGCAAGCTCACCGACGGGCAGTTCGCCTGGCTGCTCATGGTGCCGGGCCTCGCGCTGTTCGCCGCGATCATCGCCTACCCGCTGGTGTCCGCGCTGGTCACCGGCTTCTTCGAGCAGAGCCTGGTGCGGCCGGGCCGCTCGTTCGTCGGCCTCGCCAACTACGGCGACCTGCTCGGCGGCGACTTCTGGCCGGTGCTCCGCAACACGCTGGTCTTCACGCTCGGCGCGACCATCGCCCCCTTCGTCATCGGTTACGCTCTCGCGCTGGCGCTCAACAGCGGGCTGCCCGGCTGGCTGCGCGGGCTGTTCCTGTTCCCGTGGGTGATCCCGGGCGTCGTCGTCTCCTTCCTCTGGCTGTGGATCTTCAACGCCAACTACGGCGTGCTCAACGGCCTGCTCGGCACGCACGTGAGCTGGCTCGGCGAGCCCGGCACCGCGATGCTGGCGGTGATCGTCACCAAGACCTGGGCGAGCTTCCCGTGGATGATGGTCATGCTGCTGGCCGGCCTGCAGACCATGCCGAAGGAGCTGCACGAGGCCGCCTCCGTGGACGGCGCGGGCGCGATCCGCCGCTTCCGCTCGGTGACCGTGCCGCACATGCGGGCCATCGCCGGGATCGCGTTCCTGCTGGAGTTCATCTGGAACTTCCAGCACTTCGACACGATCTACGTGCTCACCGGCGGCGGCCCCGCCGGGGCCACCAAGACCTTCGCCGTCGCCGTCTACGACACCGCGTTCAAGGGCTTCGACCTCGGCCACGCCACCGCGCTCGGCGGCCTGTGGATGCTCCTGCTGCTCGTCCTCATGGCCTTCTACCTGCGCAAGGAGAACGCATGACGGCCACGCTCACCCGCCCGGTCGCCCTGCCGGAGGCCCCGCGCCGGCGCCGGCCGCGCTCGCGGGCCGCCGCCTGGGCCGCCGTGGCCGTCATCGGGTTCTTCGGCCTCGCGCCGATCTACTGGCTGGTCGTCACCGCGTTCACGCCGGACGACCAGGCGTTCAGCTTCCCGCCCGCACTGTTCCCCACCGAGATCACCTTCGACCACTTCACCAGGCTGGCCGACAACGAGCAGCTCTTCGGCTACCTCGTCAACAGCGTGGTGGTGTCGGTGGTCACGGCGGTGCTGAGCGTGCTGGTGTCGGCGTACATGGCCTACGCCTTCTCCAAGTTCCGCTACCGGGGCCGCAGGTCGCTCATGCACCTGGTGCTGGCCTCGCAGCTCTTCCCGCAGGCGCTGCTGCTCGTCACCCTGTA encodes:
- a CDS encoding IclR family transcriptional regulator gives rise to the protein MASDQSNNQSVERAISVLRAFLTGRPELRVSDVAKATGLGTSTASRLLATLETLEFVERDEVSGLYRLGTAPITLGGVALNQNPVHREARQIAQDLAAALGLGVNVAVRRGGSMFYLLNFEGRLAPRSFVLTGQRKPLYATGIGKCLLLALAPEERRALLPELPPFTSRTITAHEALDRELAATAGRGYATEVEELAFGRACVAAPIRDMSGTIVAAISISGPLSAIDLEAREAELARTVIETADSISIGLGYVGPVHALAGSS
- a CDS encoding carbohydrate ABC transporter permease, coding for MTGRKLTDGQFAWLLMVPGLALFAAIIAYPLVSALVTGFFEQSLVRPGRSFVGLANYGDLLGGDFWPVLRNTLVFTLGATIAPFVIGYALALALNSGLPGWLRGLFLFPWVIPGVVVSFLWLWIFNANYGVLNGLLGTHVSWLGEPGTAMLAVIVTKTWASFPWMMVMLLAGLQTMPKELHEAASVDGAGAIRRFRSVTVPHMRAIAGIAFLLEFIWNFQHFDTIYVLTGGGPAGATKTFAVAVYDTAFKGFDLGHATALGGLWMLLLLVLMAFYLRKENA